CGTCCGGGGCTGCCTGTTGCGGGCCCGGGGTGCGGCCGACGCCGAGCAGCCGCTGGTCGCGGACCTCGCGCCGCTCTACGCCGCCGTGGCCCGCCGGCTCGGGATCGAGGTGGACCTGCTCAACCTGGAGGGCGCCTGCGTCGTCGGCGATGTGCTCCGCTGGTTCCAGCGCGGCCTGCCGGACGCCGGGGTGCCCACGGCGAGCGTCGACGTCGACGTGCGCGCGCTGCTCGCGGCGCTCGTCGGCGACGCCCGCCCGGCCGACGTCCCCGTGACCGGTGAGCGGCGCTACGACCTCGGGTGCGCCCGCGGCGTCGGGCTCGCGGTGACGGACGCGGTGCTCCTCGCGGACGGTGCGGTGCTCGTCAGCGCGGCAGCCGAGGACACGCCCGACCCGCGCGACGACGGTCCGGTCGTCGGCTCGGTGCTCGCGGTGCTGGACGACGGCCTCGTGCGCGACCGCGTCGACCTCCCGCACGTGCACGGCGGGGTCGCGAAGGTCGAGGGCCTCGGCGTGGTCGAGCACACCGGCGACGGCGTGCGCCTCCTGGCGACGGTCGACGCCGACGACCCGACGGCGCCCTCGCTCGCGGTCGGCCTGCGCCTGCGGTGGTGAGCCGGGCGCCGGGTCGCCTCACCCTCGTCGTGCGCGGGTCGGGTCACGGGCGCCGGCCGGCGCCGCCTACGCTGTCCGGCGATGACCACTCGTGCCGAAGCGGCCTACCTCGGAGCCGTCCGGGCGTTCCAGAACCCGATGCTCGACCTGCTGCACAAGCGGCACGCGCCTCTCGTCGTGTCCCTGCTCTCCGTCGTCTTCACCGCCGAGCGCCCCAGCGTCCCCGTGACCGACGCGCACACCGAGATCGGCGACGCGCTCGAGCAGCTGCGCGCCGCGGGCCACGGCGACGAGCTGCCTGTCGGCACCGCGCGCGAGCTGTGCCGGCAGTGGTCCGACGCGGGCTGGCTCGTGCGCCACGTGCTCGAGGACGACGTCGAGGTCTACCGCCTGTCCGCGCACGCCGTCGGGGCGCTCGAGGTCGCCGGTCGCGCGGGCGGCACCCGGGCGCGGGTCTCGCAGTCGCGCGTGCGGACCCTGCTCGACGCGGTCGAGCGCCTCGCGCAGGACGCCGACCCGGACGTCCTCGTGCGCCTCGCGCGGCTCGACTCCGAGATCCGGCGCCTGCGCGCCGAGGTCGCCCGCATCGAGCGGACCGGCGCGGTCGACGAGGTCGACGACGAGCAGCTGCTCGAGGAGGCCGAGAACGTCCTGCACCTCGTACGCGAGCTCCCTGCGGACTTCGCGCGCGTCGCGGAGTCGATCAAGGCGATGCAGCGCGACGTCGTGACCGCGCTGCGCCAGGACGAGCGGCCCACCGGCGAGGTGCTGCGCGAGTACCTCGCGCGCGGCGAGCACGTCATGGAGTCGACGTCCGAGGGCCGCGCGTTCGCGGGGGCGCTGCGCCTCATCGGCGACCCGCAGCGCCTCGACGAGCTCGCGACGCACCTCGACGTCGTCCTGCGGCACCGGTTCGCCCGGCGGCTGCCGGCGCCGCAGCGCACCGAGCTGCGCGAGATCGGCCGGCGCATCGAGCAGGGCCTCGACCAGGTCTTCACCGCGCAGCGCGAGGCGTCGTACGTCATCACGACGCAGGTCCGCAACCACGACCCGCTGCGCGACCGGCAGGTCGACGAGCTGCTGCGCGACGTCATGACCGGGCTCCAGGCGTGGGTGCCCGACGCGCGGCGCGGCCAGTCCGTCGAGCCGCTGCGGCGCCTGCCGGTCGCGGAGGTCGACCACCTGCGCCAGACCGCCGGGGACCTCCGCCCGCCCGAGGCGCCCGCGCCGCTGAGCGCCTGGGACGACGACGACACGGACGTCTCGCAGGACGAGGTGCGCGCCTGGGGTGGCCCGCGCTACGCCGAGCTCGACGCGCACCTGGCGGCGCTCGCGGACGGTTCGGGGCAGGTCGACGTCGCGGCGGCGTTCCGCGCAGCCCCCGACGCGATGCGCCGGCCCGTCGACCTGCTCGGGCTGCTCGAGATCGCGCACCGGCACGGCATGACGGAGACCGGCGAGGTCGCGTACGTCGACGCGGTCCGCCCCGACGGGAGCCGGCGGCGGTTCGCGTTCGAGGGCGTGACGACGACGGCGGGAACCGGGCCGACGAAGGAGGAGACCCATGGCTGAGACGACCGACGAGGCACGCGAGGCGCCGGTGGCGGTCGACGCGACGTCCGAGGCGGACGACGCGGGCGCGGAGAACGGGTTCATCGCCCCGGTCCCCATGGAGGAGGACCCGGCCGAGCTGTTCGCAGGGGACTCCGGCACGCTCGACGCCGACGTGCGCACGGTGCTCGTCCGGCTCCTGCAGCGCCGCTTCCTCACGGCGGAGAAGAACCGGGCCCAGTGGCGGACGCTGCTCGAGAACCAGCAGGTCATCGAGTCGCGGCTGCACGACCTGTTCGTGCACCTCGTCGTCGACCACGAGCGGGGCGTCGCCTACAAGAAGCAGGTCCGCTCCGTCGAGCTCGACGTCCCGGTGCTGCTGCGCGACGACGCGTACAGCCGCGCCGAGACCCTCGTCCTCGTGCATCTGCGCACGGTGTTCCAGCGCGAGCGCGGCGCGGGGGAGACGTCGGTGCGCGTCGACGTCGAGGAGCTCGAGCAGACGGCCCTGACGTAC
The Cellulomonas sp. NS3 DNA segment above includes these coding regions:
- a CDS encoding DUF6910 family protein, producing MQVEVEHVTALRFDDGTPVRAASAVVAFGGGWLVAQDDATHAAWVRPGGVTPVRALPPVRGLDTFEEARGTKALKPDLEAAFVVPDGLLGDLPGGDGAVVLLGSGSSPARVRGCLLRARGAADAEQPLVADLAPLYAAVARRLGIEVDLLNLEGACVVGDVLRWFQRGLPDAGVPTASVDVDVRALLAALVGDARPADVPVTGERRYDLGCARGVGLAVTDAVLLADGAVLVSAAAEDTPDPRDDGPVVGSVLAVLDDGLVRDRVDLPHVHGGVAKVEGLGVVEHTGDGVRLLATVDADDPTAPSLAVGLRLRW
- a CDS encoding DUF3375 domain-containing protein, translated to MTTRAEAAYLGAVRAFQNPMLDLLHKRHAPLVVSLLSVVFTAERPSVPVTDAHTEIGDALEQLRAAGHGDELPVGTARELCRQWSDAGWLVRHVLEDDVEVYRLSAHAVGALEVAGRAGGTRARVSQSRVRTLLDAVERLAQDADPDVLVRLARLDSEIRRLRAEVARIERTGAVDEVDDEQLLEEAENVLHLVRELPADFARVAESIKAMQRDVVTALRQDERPTGEVLREYLARGEHVMESTSEGRAFAGALRLIGDPQRLDELATHLDVVLRHRFARRLPAPQRTELREIGRRIEQGLDQVFTAQREASYVITTQVRNHDPLRDRQVDELLRDVMTGLQAWVPDARRGQSVEPLRRLPVAEVDHLRQTAGDLRPPEAPAPLSAWDDDDTDVSQDEVRAWGGPRYAELDAHLAALADGSGQVDVAAAFRAAPDAMRRPVDLLGLLEIAHRHGMTETGEVAYVDAVRPDGSRRRFAFEGVTTTAGTGPTKEETHG
- a CDS encoding DUF4194 domain-containing protein, giving the protein MEEDPAELFAGDSGTLDADVRTVLVRLLQRRFLTAEKNRAQWRTLLENQQVIESRLHDLFVHLVVDHERGVAYKKQVRSVELDVPVLLRDDAYSRAETLVLVHLRTVFQRERGAGETSVRVDVEELEQTALTYFDPDDTNVATRQREIRAAVTRLAKDGLIEEESEGRYRVTPLVEVVLSNERLAELRDWLRAQAAHTGEDDAA